The following are encoded in a window of Cycloclasticus pugetii PS-1 genomic DNA:
- a CDS encoding peptidoglycan-binding domain-containing protein, translated as MSIRKITTNIAMASAIVMAVGCASTEQGSTSVLESQLKGRAAALDSRESAIAQREAELAASASSQSSMKSDLLPPNAKSGECYARVWVPEKFKTVSEQMLATEASERVEIIPATYEWATETVEVSPASSKLVAVPAVYGTESETIKMSDEQLVWRLDRSKNSTPASSELLALAKKYGADLDSATPGMCFHEHALPAKFENVTEQVLTAEASETVKTIPTTYRTVEKTVLVSEASSKIIQVPATFKTVSEKVLVKPAHTIWKKGTGPIQRIDSATGEIMCLVEVPAEYKTVSKSVLATPATTKTVEIPAQYKTVSVQEVVKPASELRTAIPAKYDTLTKTNQVTAATFTWHEIHNKEHPTSSRTGQKVCLTKTPATFKTVTRQVVKTPATTREVTIPAQFKTIKVRKLASPATEKRIAIPATYKTVTHQELVSDGFMQWRSILCETNMTQGRISKIQSALKAKGFNPGRIDGVIGAETIAAVNAFQSANKLPVDKYLNVETVKALGVSVK; from the coding sequence ATGAGCATACGGAAAATAACTACCAATATAGCCATGGCAAGCGCTATCGTTATGGCAGTCGGTTGCGCTAGTACAGAACAAGGAAGTACTAGTGTTTTAGAGTCTCAACTTAAGGGTCGCGCAGCCGCATTAGATAGTCGGGAATCAGCCATTGCACAAAGAGAAGCGGAACTAGCTGCTTCAGCTTCTAGCCAATCTTCAATGAAAAGCGACCTATTGCCACCTAATGCAAAGAGTGGTGAGTGTTATGCCCGAGTATGGGTGCCTGAAAAATTCAAAACAGTCAGTGAACAAATGCTGGCAACCGAAGCATCAGAACGTGTTGAAATTATCCCTGCTACATATGAGTGGGCCACAGAGACCGTTGAAGTCAGTCCAGCTTCAAGCAAACTTGTTGCTGTACCTGCCGTATACGGTACAGAGTCTGAGACAATAAAAATGAGCGATGAACAGCTTGTTTGGCGATTAGACCGCAGTAAAAATTCAACGCCTGCTAGTAGCGAGCTTTTAGCATTAGCAAAAAAATACGGTGCTGATCTTGACTCCGCAACGCCCGGTATGTGCTTTCATGAGCACGCACTTCCAGCTAAGTTTGAAAATGTAACAGAGCAAGTTTTAACAGCTGAGGCATCTGAAACAGTTAAAACAATTCCAACAACCTACCGTACCGTTGAAAAAACCGTTCTTGTTAGTGAAGCGTCAAGCAAAATCATTCAAGTACCTGCTACCTTTAAAACTGTATCAGAAAAAGTACTTGTTAAGCCTGCACACACCATCTGGAAGAAAGGCACTGGCCCAATCCAGCGTATTGATTCTGCCACCGGTGAGATTATGTGCTTAGTTGAAGTGCCTGCAGAATATAAAACAGTAAGCAAGAGTGTACTTGCAACACCAGCCACCACTAAAACGGTTGAGATTCCTGCTCAGTATAAAACTGTCTCGGTCCAAGAAGTGGTTAAACCAGCATCAGAATTACGCACAGCAATACCTGCAAAATACGATACGTTAACAAAAACAAATCAAGTGACTGCTGCAACGTTTACTTGGCATGAGATTCATAATAAAGAGCATCCTACTTCTTCACGAACAGGACAAAAGGTATGTTTAACAAAAACGCCTGCTACGTTTAAAACAGTAACTAGACAAGTTGTTAAAACACCTGCAACAACTCGTGAAGTTACCATTCCTGCACAGTTTAAAACGATTAAAGTACGTAAACTAGCTTCACCAGCAACTGAAAAACGAATCGCCATTCCAGCGACATATAAAACAGTTACTCACCAAGAGTTAGTTAGCGATGGCTTTATGCAATGGCGCTCTATCTTATGTGAAACCAACATGACTCAAGGGCGTATTTCAAAAATTCAATCTGCGTTAAAAGCAAAAGGCTTCAACCCTGGCAGAATTGATGGCGTGATTGGTGCAGAAACAATCGCTGCAGTTAATGCATTTCAATCAGCTAATAAACTACCCGTCGATAAGTATCTGAATGTTGAAACAGTAAAGGCGTTAGGTGTATCTGTAAAATAA
- a CDS encoding class I SAM-dependent methyltransferase — protein sequence MDDNFSDKHIIDSWLQNAKPWVVAIRDNEIASRTLLTNKAITDTILQKKPQTVLDIGCGEGWLARKLSDSGITTFGIDVVPGLVDEANRLGGGIFKLIPYEQLSQRVIKEKFDVAVCNFSLLGNESVNHVFNCIPHVLNEQGYFIIQTIHPINGCGHVKYQDGWRKGTWAGFNQQFTNPPPWYFRTLETWKALFNLNKLELIEILEPVNSHIKEAVSIIFISQLAANK from the coding sequence ATGGATGATAACTTTTCTGACAAACATATCATTGATTCGTGGTTACAAAATGCAAAACCATGGGTTGTTGCTATTCGTGATAATGAAATAGCAAGCAGAACGCTGCTTACAAATAAGGCAATCACCGACACAATTTTACAAAAAAAACCTCAAACCGTATTAGACATAGGCTGTGGCGAGGGTTGGTTAGCTAGAAAATTAAGCGATTCGGGTATTACTACATTTGGTATAGATGTTGTGCCCGGCCTTGTTGATGAGGCTAACAGACTGGGCGGCGGTATCTTTAAGCTAATACCTTATGAGCAGTTAAGCCAACGTGTTATTAAAGAAAAATTTGATGTAGCTGTTTGTAACTTTTCATTATTAGGTAATGAATCTGTTAATCATGTTTTTAACTGCATACCACATGTTCTAAATGAGCAAGGTTATTTTATTATTCAAACTATCCACCCTATTAACGGCTGCGGACATGTTAAATACCAGGATGGGTGGCGAAAAGGCACTTGGGCTGGCTTTAATCAGCAGTTTACAAACCCACCACCTTGGTACTTTAGAACATTAGAAACATGGAAAGCCCTGTTTAATCTTAATAAGCTTGAGCTTATTGAAATACTTGAGCCTGTAAACTCACACATAAAAGAAGCCGTTTCTATCATCTTTATTAGTCAGTTGGCGGCT